The following are encoded in a window of Echeneis naucrates chromosome 19, fEcheNa1.1, whole genome shotgun sequence genomic DNA:
- the st6galnac gene encoding alpha-N-acetylgalactosaminide alpha-2,6-sialyltransferase 2, translated as MAFKRKVVLGVMTAIFILSIYVLCVNLEGPPSWSFMIGGTNSISGDSAHPLQGQRSSDGRTHQPPTSTRHPDTNNANGDESKSESRPNGPGRTRTDVETPKLQPPRSTEPPFIGDTYTSEDVPLQTDCTESIRSHVAQTEFGARFLPNIPVLQWAKHPTPEQHQRLSQYQGVHGWASFDLNMLVDTLSVLNLSANSQMLDGWRELSNGSRCTRCAVVGNGGILKDSGKGTEIDGHHYVFRTNGAIIKGFEQDVGSRTTHYTFSTNTLMNSMRNYAKAGYGGPPVSKETRYVFLPDHDRDYLMMKAAATHTLVKSGHDKNKDPLTLFGKDVSAAKLKMYHPDFVRYLRNRFLRSNTLKGKYKDIYRPSTGAVMLLAAVHTCDQVSAYGFMTPDYKNYSDHYYDSIYRPVGFYANHDLRMEMNLWQQLHQTGLIRLYMHK; from the exons ATGGCGTTCAAGAGGAAGGTGGTTCTTGGTGTGATGACTGCCATCTTTATCCTGTCCATTTACGTGCTGTGTGTGAACCTGGAGGGGCCCCCGTCCTGGTCCTTCATGATAGGAGGGACCAACAG CATCTCAGGAGACTCTGCACATCCTCTACAGGGACAGAGAAGCAGTGACGGGCGGACCCATCAGCCACCCACATCCACCCGTCACCCAGATACAAACAATGCAAATGGGGATGAGTCCAAGTCTGAATCCAGGCCCAATGGGCCCGGTAGAACCAGGACTGATGTCGAAACCCCCAAGCTGCAGCCTCCACGGTCCACAGAGCCCCCCTTCATCGGAGACACCTACACGAGTGAGGACGTCCCCCTGCAGACA GACTGCACAGAAAGCATACGAAGTCACGTGGCACAAACTGAATTCGGGGCCCGCTTTCTGCCAAATATCCCGGTTCTGCAGTGGGCCAAACACCCCACACCTGAACAGCACCAACGCCTCAGCCAATATCAAGGAGTGCACGGCTGGGCCAGCTTTGATTTGAACA TGCTGGTGGACACTCTGTCCGTCCTCAACCTCTCAGCCAACAGCCAGATGTTGGACGGCTGGAGGGAACTCAGCAACGGCTCCAGGTGTACCCGCTGTGCCGTGGTGGGGAACGGAGGGATACTGAAGGACTCCGGGAAAGGGACGGAGATCGACGGACATCATTACGTCTTCAG GACTAACGGGGCGATCATCAAAGGCTTCGAGCAGGACGTGGGCTCTCGGACGACCCACTACACCTTCTCCACCAACACGTTAATGAACTCCATGAGGAACTACGCCAAAGCCGGGTACGGAGGGCCGCCCGTGTCCAAG GAAACACGATACGTCTTCCTGCCTGATCATGATCGTGATTATCTGATGATGAaggctgcagccacacacacttTGGTGAAGAGTGGCCATGATAAAAACAAGGA cCCTCTGACGTTATTTGGAAAGGACGTGTCGGCCGCCAAGCTGAAGATGTACCACCCAGACTTCGTCCGTTACCTCAGAAACAG ATTCCTCCGATCTAACACTCTGAAGGGCAAATACAAGGACATCTACCGTCCGTCGACAGGTGCTGTGATGCTGTTGGCTGCCGTGCATACCTGTGACCAG GTGAGTGCGTACGGCTTCATGACCCCGGACTATAAAAACTACTCTGACCACTACTACGACAGCATTTATCGGCCAGTGGGCTTCTACGCCAACCACGACCTGCGAATGGAGATGAATCTGTGGCAGCAGCTGCACCAGACGGGACTCATCCGACTCTACATGCACAAGTGA